The following coding sequences lie in one Musa acuminata AAA Group cultivar baxijiao chromosome BXJ3-1, Cavendish_Baxijiao_AAA, whole genome shotgun sequence genomic window:
- the LOC103974726 gene encoding LOW QUALITY PROTEIN: uncharacterized protein LOC103974726 (The sequence of the model RefSeq protein was modified relative to this genomic sequence to represent the inferred CDS: substituted 1 base at 1 genomic stop codon), whose translation MIKDSIQHRYLHRWDLDPAIDVLTMCICHLPSYEPLRSEVLLMRKALQRYRHILNADEHYSTWQEVEDDCKKDPEGLALRLAGKGAVFAALEVAESASLSVELRRELQGRQLVKLLTTDPLSGGGPAEASRFLSSLRDSDDALPVAVGAMQLLPDLRSKQLLVHFFLKWRVGNLSDTEVAQLNLWALGLRVLALLPSPSQQRCSALHEHPHLILEVTLMMKHLQSASLILKDFPSLRDDNLILAYAAKAITVNVGAAHRETRISVSGSRSKQKTRSGTPSMSNFASSIGNWQREARRAFSWTNRDNAPKIPPKDVHRKRKSSGFMHSDRVAWEAMSGIQEECATAFSADGQERIPFVCIAEEWVLTGDPIKDNVVRASHRYETSPDITLFKALLSLCSDELASARGALQLCISQMKNVLCSQHLPLNASMETMSKAYHATETYVQALGYEKSLLRKLSGSSEFSSNYDKTRETDDASTDTASSSSGSQYPDELSELLGQADIWLGRAELLQSLLGSGIIASLDDIADKESSARLRDRLIVDEQYSMAVYTCKKCKIDAFPVWNAWGHALIRMEHYAQARVKFKQALQLHKGDPAAVILDIINTVEGGPPVDVPSIRSMYEHLAKSAPTILDDSLSADAYLNVLYMPSTFPRSERSRRSQESSNGPSLYPIADFEDSPRIXLDNIRYVECIHYLQEYARPEMLAFMLKHGHYYDACLLFFPQHSLPSLSLPSPHVSTAPSSSPQRADPLATDYGTIDDLCDLCIGYGCMVVLQDVISERIASAHLEDATVSQYISAALTRICNYCETHRHFNYLYKFLVIKGDHVAAGLCCIQLFMNSCSQDEAIKHLEHAKIHFDEGLSARHRAAGEATRVVSKSVRGKSASEKLSEDGLVKFSAQVAIQVEVVKSLNDSDGPQWKHSLFGNPSEPETFRRRCLITEALAEKHFDLAFQVIYEFNLPAVDIYAGVAASLAERKKGGQLTELLKNIKGTIDEDDLDQVLGAAINVYANKHKERPDRLIDMLISSHRKVLACVVCGRLKSAFQIASRSGSVADVEYVAHQASVANALPVVDMCRQWLSKYKFGV comes from the exons ATACCTACATAGGTGGGATTTAGATCCTGCAATTGATGTTCTCACTATGTGCATCTGCCACTTGCCTTCTTATGAACCTTTGCGGAGTGAG GTCTTGCTTATGAGGAAAGCTCTTCAGAGATACCGTCACATTTTAAATGCTGATGAGCATTACAGCACTTGGCAAGAG GTAGAAGATGATTGTAAGAAAGATCCTGAAGGTTTAGCACTAAGATTAGCTGGTAAAGGGGCTGTTTTTGCTGCTTTAGAAGTTGCCGAAAGTGCATCTTTATCTGTCGAGTTGCGTAGAGAACTGCAAGGCCGACAACTTGTTAAATTACTCACAACAGACCCACTTAGTGGTGGAGGCCCAGCTGAGGCTTCAAGGTTTCTTTCTTCATTGCGTGACTCAGATGATGCCCTACCCGTTGCTGTTGGAGCTATGCAGCTTTTACCTGACTTGCGCTCTAAGCAGCTTCTT GTGCACTTTTTCTTAAAATGGAGAGTTGGAAACCTTTCAGACACTGAAGTTGCCCAACTTAACTTGTGGGCACTGGGTCTTCGTGTTTTAGCTTTACTGCCATCGCCATCCCAGCAACGATGTTCGGCTTTGCATGAACATCCTCATTTGATTCTTGAAGTTACATTGATGATGAAGCATCTACAATCAGCATCATTG ATATTGAAAGACTTTCCATCCTTGAGAGATgacaatctaatacttgcatatgCTGCTAAAGCGATTACTGTGAATGTTGGTGCTGCTCATAGGGAGACCAGGATCTCCGTTTCAGGGTCTAGATCAAAGCAAAAAACTAGATCTGGCACACCATCCATGTCAAATTTTGCAAGCAGTATTGGTAACTGGCAAAGAGAGGCTCGCCGGGCTTTTTCGTGGACGAATCGTGATAATGCGCCCAAGATTCCTCCaaaggatgttcatcgaaagagaaagagttcaggATTTATGCATTCTGATAGAGTTGCTTGGGAAGCAATGTCAGGTATCCAGGAGGAGTGTGCCACAGCATTCTCTGCTGATGGACAAGAGAGGATTCCATTTGTCTGCATTGCTGAAGAATGGGTTCTCACTGGTGACCCAATTAAGGATAATGTTGTTCGTGCTTCTCATAGATATGAAACTTCTCCTGATATTACACTTTTCAAG GCATTGCTTTCTTTGTGCTCTGATGAGTTGGCCTCTGCCAGAGGTGCTCTGCAATTATGTATTTCTCAGATGAAGAATGTGTTATGCTCCCAACATCTGCCTCTGAATGCTTCTATGGAAACTATGAGCAAAGCATATCATGCAACAGAAACTTATGTGCAG GCGCTAGGCTATGAAAAAAGTCTGTTGAGAAAACTGTCTGGATCAAGTGAATTTTCAAGCAACTACGATAAAACTCGGGAGACAGATGATGCATCTACAGACACTGCAAGCTCAAGTAGCGGAAGTCAGTATCCTGATGAGCTGTCTGAACTTCTCGGACAAGCAGACATCTGGCTAGGACGTGCAGAGCTTCTTCAGAGTCTTCTTGGATCAGGAataattgcttctcttgatgatATTGCTGATAAGGAATCTTCAGCACGTCTGCGTGACAGATTGATCGTCGATGAGCAGTACAGCATGGCTGTATATACATGTAAAAAGTGCAAG ATCGATGCTTTTCCGGTATGGAATGCTTGGGGCCATGCCTTGATTCGGATGGAACACTATGCTCAAGCACGTGTTAAGTTCAA GCAAGCTCTTCAACTGCATAAAGGTGATCCTGCAGCTGTGATCCTCGACATCATTAATACTGTGGAAGGAGGTCCTCCAGTGGATGTTCCCTCCATAAGATCAAT GTATGAACACTTGGCTAAAAGTGCACCGACAATCTTGGATGATTCTCTTTCTGCTGATGCATACCTTAATGTTCTGTATATGCCATCGACTTTTCCACGTTCTGAAAGGTCCAGAAGATCTCAAGAATCTTCAAATGGTCCATCTTTATATCCTATTGCTGATTTTGAAGATAGTCCTCGCATTTAACTTGACAACATCAGATATGTTGAATGCATTCACTATTTACAAGAA TATGCTCGTCCAGAAATGCTTGCATTCATGTTGAAGCATGGTCACTATTATGATGCTTGCTTGCTGTTCTTTCCACAACATTCTCTACCTTCACTCTCTCTGCCTTCACCACATGTGTCGACAGCTCCTTCCTCGTCTCCTCAAAGAGCTGATCCTTTGGCAACCGACTATGGAACCATTGATGACTTGTGTGATTTGTGCATTGGGTATGGGTGTATGGTTGTTTTGCAGGATGTCATCTCAGAAAGAATTGCTTCTGCACATTTAGAAGATGCAACAGTGAGCCAGTATATATCTGCTGCACTCACTCGTATATGCAACTACTGTGAAACACACCGGCATTTTAATTATCTCTACAAGTTTCTG GTTATTAAGGGTGATCATGTTGCTGCTGGTCTATGTTGTATTCAATTATTCATGAATTCTTGCTCTCAAGACGAAGCGATAAAGCATTTGGAACATGCCAAG ATTCATTTTGACGAAGGATTATCAGCACGACATAGAGCAGCGGGCGAGGCTACTAGAGTGGTTTCCAAGTCTGTTCGTGGAAAGAGTGCCTCTGAAAAGCTAAGTGAAGATGGGCTTGTAAAATTCTCAGCCCAGGTAGCTATCCAG GTAGAAGTAGTGAAATCCCTCAATGATTCAGATGGACCTCAGTGGAAGCATTCTCTATTTGGAAATCCAAGTGAACCTGAAACTTTTAG GAGAAGGTGCTTAATCACTGAGGCACTTGCTGAAAAGCATTTTGACTTGGCTTTCCAAGTTATTTATGAATTTAACCTCCCAG CTGTTGACATCTATGCTGGTGTGGCAGCATCCCTTGCAGAGAGAAAAAAGGGCGGTCAATTAACAGAGCTCTTGAAGAATATAAAGGGCACAATAGATGAAGATGATTTGGACCAG gtTCTTGGAGCTGCCATCAACGTATATGCTAACAAGCACAAAGAACGGCCTGATCGGCTCATAGACATGCTAATTAGCAGTCACAG GAAAGTTTTAGCTTGCGTTGTTTGTGGCCGTCTAAAGAGTGCTTTCCAGATAGCTTCCCGAAGTGGAAGTGTTGCTGACGTTGAATATGTTGCACATCAG GCATCAGTTGCAAATGCACTGCCCGTGGTTGACATGTGCAGACAGTGGTTGTCAAAGTACAAATTTGGCGTCTAG